Proteins encoded by one window of Collimonas fungivorans:
- a CDS encoding sigma factor-like helix-turn-helix DNA-binding protein, producing MGYSQEEIAEIMECPVSTIKSRLYSPLSRGSRGNARAA from the coding sequence ATGGGGTACTCGCAGGAAGAGATCGCCGAGATCATGGAATGTCCCGTCAGCACAATAAAATCCAGGCTGTACTCGCCGCTATCCCGAGGTTCACGAGGCAATGCCCGCGCGGCGTAA
- the sctC gene encoding type III secretion system outer membrane ring subunit SctC, which yields MTNTPMMCGQAYSAVSRLRKRRNALCRKISWVLPLILCVAGASAGAQPLVWKSQRFQYVADHKDLKDVLRDFGASENIMTSISSHVEGSVSGRFESSPEQFLDKMANTFGFIWYYDGAVLSIAGANEARNATISLRHSNVAELRRVLASLGIADRRFPIRYDGETGLVIASGPPRYVELVSDVARLIDQTSAPSDKVVVQRFPLSYAWATDRTVTIDGQGVTVRGVASLLRGLYAANGGSQAAAGDAAPAPRDTYRMKSLRNTGSNAGNSGGNAFAPGANGRPPVPTLPGLSADNPRQAAADLPPLPGGAVGGRADAGTVERGAASAGPVIEADPRSNAIFVRDRAENMPAFQALIESLDQRPGVLEIDATIIEITDNALKELGVDWRLHSGHMDVQTGNGALAQAGNPDSLNPQGFGNPANQTNSGPILSTPAGGVLTAVIGGAGRYLLGRVSALQQSDQARVTASPKVETLDNVEAIMDNKQTFYVPVSGYQSADLYSVSAGVSLRVLPMIVPTSSTEQIHLNVHIEDGQLSTQQVGALPIVSNSTIDTQALINNGESLLIAGYSVDQDDHAETAVPGLSKIPLIGGLFRFKHHQGQRFQRLFLLTPRIIAVSGPSASSVSTSSVH from the coding sequence ATGACAAACACTCCTATGATGTGCGGGCAAGCGTACAGCGCGGTTTCCCGCCTGCGCAAACGGCGCAACGCGCTGTGTCGAAAAATCTCCTGGGTATTGCCGCTGATTCTATGTGTGGCCGGAGCCAGCGCCGGGGCTCAGCCGCTGGTCTGGAAAAGCCAGAGATTCCAGTACGTGGCTGACCATAAAGACCTTAAGGATGTCTTGCGCGACTTCGGCGCCAGCGAAAATATCATGACCTCGATTTCCTCCCATGTCGAAGGCTCTGTGTCAGGCCGCTTCGAAAGTTCTCCGGAGCAGTTCCTGGACAAGATGGCCAATACATTCGGTTTCATCTGGTATTACGATGGCGCGGTGCTCAGTATTGCCGGCGCCAATGAGGCGCGTAACGCTACGATCAGCCTCAGGCACAGCAATGTGGCGGAACTGCGGCGCGTGCTGGCGAGCCTTGGCATCGCGGATCGGCGCTTTCCTATCCGTTACGACGGCGAAACAGGATTGGTGATTGCTTCCGGGCCGCCGCGCTATGTAGAACTGGTATCCGATGTCGCGCGCCTGATTGATCAAACTTCGGCGCCTAGCGATAAGGTTGTGGTGCAGCGGTTTCCCCTGAGCTATGCCTGGGCCACCGACCGTACCGTTACAATTGATGGCCAAGGCGTGACGGTACGCGGCGTCGCGTCGCTGCTGCGCGGTCTGTATGCAGCAAACGGCGGCAGTCAGGCAGCAGCAGGCGACGCTGCCCCGGCGCCGCGCGATACTTACCGCATGAAGAGCCTGCGCAATACCGGCAGCAATGCGGGCAACAGCGGTGGCAATGCGTTTGCCCCGGGCGCCAATGGGCGGCCGCCGGTACCGACCTTGCCCGGGCTTTCCGCCGATAATCCGCGCCAGGCTGCCGCAGACTTGCCGCCGCTCCCCGGCGGCGCCGTCGGTGGCCGTGCCGACGCTGGCACTGTTGAACGAGGCGCGGCATCCGCCGGACCGGTGATTGAAGCCGATCCGCGCAGCAATGCGATTTTCGTCCGCGACCGCGCCGAAAACATGCCGGCTTTTCAAGCGCTGATCGAATCGCTGGATCAGCGTCCCGGCGTTCTTGAAATAGATGCGACCATCATCGAGATCACCGACAATGCGCTGAAAGAGCTAGGCGTCGACTGGCGGCTGCATTCCGGCCACATGGACGTGCAGACCGGCAACGGCGCCCTGGCCCAGGCCGGAAATCCGGACTCCCTCAATCCGCAGGGTTTCGGCAACCCGGCGAATCAGACCAATAGCGGGCCGATACTTTCGACGCCGGCGGGCGGCGTCCTGACAGCAGTGATCGGCGGCGCCGGGCGTTACTTGCTGGGTCGGGTCTCGGCACTCCAGCAAAGCGACCAGGCGCGCGTCACTGCCAGCCCCAAAGTCGAGACGCTGGACAACGTCGAGGCCATCATGGACAACAAGCAAACCTTCTATGTCCCGGTGTCCGGCTACCAGTCTGCGGACCTATATAGCGTATCGGCCGGCGTATCTCTGAGGGTGTTGCCGATGATCGTGCCCACTTCAAGCACTGAGCAGATTCATCTCAACGTGCATATCGAGGACGGCCAGCTGAGCACGCAGCAGGTTGGAGCCTTGCCGATTGTCAGCAACAGCACCATCGACACGCAGGCGCTGATCAACAATGGCGAGAGTTTGCTGATTGCAGGTTACTCCGTCGACCAGGATGACCATGCAGAAACTGCCGTGCCGGGTTTGTCGAAAATCCCCTTGATTGGCGGCCTGTTCCGTTTCAAGCACCACCAGGGCCAGCGTTTCCAGCGGCTGTTCCTGCTGACGCCGCGCATCATTGCGGTGTCAGGTCCGTCCGCGTCTAGCGTTTCGACAAGTTCAGTCCACTAG
- a CDS encoding helix-turn-helix transcriptional regulator — MFSTVYFALSSALSLQDKLPAYSTALLDSAFDRAYCQVDDVLECSRRELTSDDIARLIALGDSSLLLGHDEDAEEAYRRAQKLLGANGDRLRIMSCRNTGWQLMLRDRYSASAKCFTRMCNDDAASASDMLEGLLGIALVQHQIGHQTAADDALLRATELADEHRQPGWRLLVALLAREFDVQLQIRGAATLGDHAFWTSARSASMQSAGERAARMRHVHEETAVMSPMPLLLLQRREYLNLLDRLVQGDASAADRIFFAIDEPQRFGGAGQGFLAKLDVILAALAGGLDDIADRVLVKINRSEGEAGTRRWNVEYLYASSKVAVRRGNPAQALQFYSKYASEALRCLRLEAVEVRPLDKVHGGTHSGTAASDAVSARLPAKYRRAYRYIVDNLNRANLSTREVAAHVDVTERALQLAFKRSIGVSPSSVIRSLRLDGVRNDLLDGDWAGASIFDTASRWGVSSRSALAKGYRRQFNESPSETIYG, encoded by the coding sequence ATGTTTTCCACCGTCTATTTCGCGCTCTCTTCGGCGCTTTCCTTGCAAGATAAACTTCCCGCCTATTCCACCGCATTGCTTGACAGCGCATTCGATCGGGCCTATTGCCAGGTCGACGACGTGCTTGAATGCAGCCGCCGCGAGCTGACATCTGACGATATTGCACGTCTGATAGCATTGGGTGATTCGTCGCTGCTGCTTGGCCATGATGAAGATGCCGAAGAGGCATATCGTCGCGCCCAAAAACTGCTCGGAGCCAATGGCGACCGGCTGCGCATCATGTCTTGCCGAAATACCGGCTGGCAGCTGATGTTGCGCGATCGCTACAGCGCCAGCGCGAAATGTTTTACGCGCATGTGCAACGACGACGCGGCCAGCGCCAGCGATATGCTGGAAGGTTTGCTAGGAATCGCGCTGGTGCAACATCAGATCGGCCACCAGACTGCGGCGGATGACGCGCTGTTGCGTGCCACGGAGCTGGCCGATGAACATCGCCAGCCCGGCTGGCGCTTGCTGGTCGCGCTGCTGGCAAGGGAATTCGACGTGCAGTTGCAGATCCGCGGCGCTGCGACCTTGGGTGATCACGCATTCTGGACTTCTGCGCGCAGCGCCAGCATGCAGTCGGCCGGCGAGCGCGCAGCACGTATGCGTCATGTGCATGAGGAGACTGCGGTCATGTCGCCTATGCCGTTGTTGCTGCTGCAGCGCCGGGAATATCTTAATTTACTGGATCGTCTGGTGCAAGGCGACGCCAGCGCGGCGGACCGGATTTTTTTCGCAATTGACGAACCGCAACGCTTCGGCGGCGCCGGCCAGGGCTTCCTCGCCAAGCTCGACGTCATACTGGCGGCGCTGGCTGGCGGGCTCGACGACATTGCGGATCGCGTCCTGGTCAAGATCAACCGGTCTGAAGGAGAGGCAGGTACGCGGCGCTGGAATGTCGAGTATCTGTATGCCTCGTCGAAAGTCGCGGTGCGGCGTGGCAATCCGGCCCAGGCGTTGCAGTTCTATTCGAAATATGCCAGCGAGGCGTTGCGCTGCCTGCGCCTGGAGGCGGTTGAGGTGAGGCCGCTCGACAAGGTACACGGCGGGACGCACAGCGGAACGGCGGCAAGCGATGCTGTTTCGGCGCGCCTGCCGGCAAAATACCGGCGCGCATATCGCTACATTGTCGATAATCTGAACCGGGCAAATCTGAGCACGCGCGAAGTTGCCGCACATGTCGATGTCACCGAGCGCGCCTTGCAGCTGGCGTTCAAGAGATCCATCGGCGTGTCGCCCAGCAGCGTGATTCGCAGCTTGCGGCTGGACGGGGTTCGCAACGATCTGCTTGACGGCGACTGGGCCGGGGCATCGATCTTCGATACGGCCAGCCGCTGGGGCGTCAGCAGCCGCTCCGCGCTGGCCAAGGGTTATCGCAGGCAATTCAACGAGTCGCCATCCGAGACCATCTACGGCTAA
- the sctT gene encoding type III secretion system export apparatus subunit SctT, translating into MNELTVLSNTLLSLYTAYHNLIVMMLLAGMRIMIVFLVFPPTSDQAIPGIARNGVIYLLTYFVTAGQSPEAFESLNSATLLVLTAKEAFLGLAFGYSAATAFWIAQSVGTLIDDLAGFNNIQMSNPLRGDQSTPVSTVLMQLVVTLFYVGGGMIFILGALFQSFKWWPVEQLMPSLSSTAEAFLIQRTDSLWTGIAKLGTPIMLVLVLIEIGIGLISRAADKLEPNSLSQPLRGAVGLVMVIALTAVFAGQVVNDIKFLGFGRALSTGMVGNSQDKSLDKSTPEITLKK; encoded by the coding sequence ATGAATGAATTAACGGTTCTGAGCAATACGCTGCTGTCCTTGTACACGGCCTATCACAATCTGATTGTCATGATGCTGCTCGCCGGCATGCGCATCATGATTGTATTTCTCGTATTTCCTCCTACCAGCGATCAGGCGATACCGGGCATAGCCCGCAACGGCGTCATCTATTTACTTACCTATTTCGTGACGGCAGGACAAAGTCCTGAAGCTTTTGAAAGCTTGAATAGCGCGACGCTGCTGGTCCTGACGGCAAAGGAAGCTTTTCTTGGACTGGCGTTCGGATATTCGGCTGCCACGGCATTCTGGATCGCGCAGAGCGTCGGCACGCTGATCGACGATCTGGCCGGGTTCAATAATATTCAGATGAGCAATCCGTTGCGCGGCGATCAAAGCACGCCGGTGTCGACTGTGCTGATGCAACTTGTGGTTACCTTGTTCTACGTTGGCGGCGGCATGATCTTCATACTCGGTGCTTTGTTCCAGTCATTCAAATGGTGGCCGGTAGAACAGCTTATGCCATCGCTATCGAGCACCGCCGAGGCTTTCCTGATTCAACGCACGGACTCACTCTGGACCGGCATCGCCAAACTCGGCACGCCAATCATGCTGGTGCTGGTGTTGATTGAAATTGGCATAGGCTTGATTTCCCGCGCGGCAGATAAACTTGAGCCGAACTCGCTGAGTCAGCCGCTGCGCGGCGCGGTCGGCCTGGTGATGGTCATCGCGCTGACGGCGGTGTTCGCAGGACAGGTTGTAAACGATATCAAATTTCTGGGTTTCGGCCGGGCGTTAAGCACCGGGATGGTCGGTAATTCACAAGACAAGTCGCTAGATAAATCGACGCCGGAAATTACATTGAAAAAGTGA
- the sctN gene encoding type III secretion system ATPase SctN: MMDGFDSFLDTLDATLDATPMLKQHGKVVEIIGTLLKVGGLDATLGELCELREADGRLVQRAEVVGFTRQFALLAPFGSVVGLSRSTRVVGQGRPLSVPVGPALMGRVLDGLGEPLDRLGAIETKEFRSVIAPAPDPLTRRMIEEPLDTGVRVIDGLMTIGEGQRVGIFAPAGVGKSTLLGMLARGAACDVNVVVLIGERGREVREFIELILGKEGMAKSVVVCATSDRSSIERAKAAYVGTAIAEYFRDQGMRVLLMMDSLTRFARAQREIGLSAGEPPTRRGFPPSIFAELPRLLERAGMGSTGSITAFYTVLAEDEEGNDPVSEEVRGILDGHIVLSRAIAARNHYPAIDVLNSLSRVMTLVASSAHCNGAGRIRKLMSKFNEIELLLQIGEYQQGTDPLADEAVSHHDAIEQFLIQSTDEEAPGAHTHAIVSQFSS; this comes from the coding sequence ATGATGGACGGATTCGACAGCTTTCTCGACACGCTGGACGCCACCCTCGATGCGACGCCAATGCTCAAGCAGCACGGCAAGGTGGTCGAAATCATAGGTACTTTACTGAAAGTGGGAGGCCTGGACGCCACGCTCGGCGAATTATGCGAGCTGCGCGAAGCCGACGGGCGCTTGGTGCAGCGCGCCGAGGTGGTCGGCTTCACCCGTCAGTTCGCGCTGCTGGCGCCGTTCGGCAGCGTAGTCGGCTTATCGCGTTCAACCCGGGTAGTCGGGCAGGGCAGGCCATTGTCGGTGCCGGTCGGTCCGGCGCTGATGGGCCGCGTGCTGGACGGCCTGGGCGAGCCGCTGGACCGGCTCGGCGCAATCGAGACCAAGGAATTCCGCTCAGTCATTGCGCCTGCGCCGGATCCGCTTACCCGCCGCATGATAGAAGAACCGCTTGACACCGGCGTGCGAGTCATCGATGGCTTGATGACGATTGGCGAAGGTCAGCGGGTCGGCATCTTCGCTCCTGCCGGGGTCGGCAAGAGTACGCTGCTCGGCATGCTGGCCCGCGGCGCGGCCTGCGATGTGAATGTGGTGGTGCTGATCGGCGAACGCGGCCGCGAAGTGCGGGAATTCATCGAACTGATTCTCGGCAAGGAGGGCATGGCCAAGAGCGTGGTGGTATGCGCGACTTCGGATCGCTCATCGATCGAGCGCGCCAAGGCCGCTTACGTAGGCACTGCGATTGCCGAGTATTTTCGCGACCAGGGCATGCGTGTGTTGCTGATGATGGATTCGCTGACGCGTTTTGCGCGGGCCCAACGTGAAATCGGCTTGTCGGCTGGCGAACCGCCGACCCGGCGCGGCTTCCCCCCCTCCATTTTTGCCGAGTTGCCGCGCTTGCTTGAACGCGCCGGCATGGGCAGCACCGGTTCGATCACGGCATTTTATACGGTGCTGGCCGAGGATGAGGAGGGGAACGATCCGGTCAGCGAAGAAGTGCGCGGCATTCTTGATGGTCACATCGTTCTGTCGCGCGCTATCGCCGCCCGTAACCACTATCCTGCGATCGACGTTCTCAACAGTTTGAGCCGGGTAATGACCCTGGTGGCGAGCAGCGCGCATTGCAACGGTGCCGGGCGGATACGCAAGCTGATGTCGAAGTTCAACGAGATCGAGCTACTTTTGCAGATCGGCGAGTATCAGCAGGGAACCGATCCGCTGGCCGACGAGGCTGTTTCGCACCATGACGCAATCGAGCAATTCCTGATCCAGAGCACGGACGAAGAGGCGCCGGGAGCGCACACCCATGCGATCGTTTCGCAATTTTCCAGCTGA
- the sctL gene encoding type III secretion system stator protein SctL — protein sequence MAIWLSSEQASVGPDVDVIRSAELANVIALDQAYGALERRYAGLLVEAEATAQAIVAAAQQRADTLETAAQRRFDNSARLGYAAGRRRGLEEVHSLMLRQAASQHQLLSAARERIVQIVTGAVERVLGAADPKALFAQVAGTVDRLLADSSFLTVQVAPQDLDAARAAFGEACSANQWGVNPQVAGRVDLTPGSCLCEWDYGVIDGSLSLHVDALRRAVAGLVAEPSSQFRQFREEPVLEQDEALDEHESME from the coding sequence ATGGCTATTTGGCTAAGCTCGGAACAAGCGTCCGTCGGTCCCGACGTAGACGTGATACGCAGCGCGGAACTCGCCAACGTAATAGCCCTCGATCAAGCGTATGGCGCGCTCGAACGGCGTTATGCCGGACTGCTGGTGGAAGCCGAAGCGACCGCCCAAGCCATCGTGGCAGCAGCGCAGCAACGGGCGGATACGTTGGAAACTGCGGCGCAGCGCCGCTTCGACAATAGCGCGCGTCTGGGTTACGCGGCAGGCCGCCGGCGCGGACTGGAAGAGGTGCATTCCCTCATGCTGCGCCAGGCGGCATCGCAGCACCAGCTGCTCAGCGCCGCCCGCGAGCGAATCGTGCAGATTGTTACGGGCGCCGTCGAACGCGTGCTGGGCGCCGCGGATCCCAAGGCGCTGTTTGCGCAGGTTGCCGGAACCGTCGACCGGCTCCTGGCCGATTCATCCTTTTTGACTGTACAGGTTGCTCCTCAGGACCTGGATGCCGCACGAGCAGCCTTCGGCGAAGCCTGCAGCGCCAACCAATGGGGCGTCAATCCGCAAGTTGCGGGACGCGTCGATCTGACGCCGGGCAGCTGCCTCTGCGAGTGGGACTACGGCGTGATCGACGGCAGCCTCTCCTTGCATGTCGATGCGCTGCGGCGTGCTGTTGCCGGCTTGGTTGCCGAGCCGTCTTCGCAATTCCGGCAGTTCCGCGAAGAACCTGTGCTGGAGCAGGACGAAGCGCTGGACGAACATGAAAGCATGGAATGA
- a CDS encoding type III secretion protein HrpB4: MNASDDIKVNGPSESAPATLAQLHAWIGKYETRVGEEAARQAQRHCQRWRQACTPAAVKIWLAARDVWLPGVVSADQLSLGVNRLALLDAAGLRKVLSARVLYRSRAGLRRVVARSQREQLLAAVGERALECLQREDAVVAASAPPLPASFTAASLAADGWQLIQSEDAGLAPAAAALIAFALASEEIADIAMAEVAGGSLDKRCLSGQLSGNGESARFFSKLGSFFPEMQWLFG, translated from the coding sequence TTGAATGCCAGTGACGACATCAAGGTTAACGGTCCAAGCGAAAGTGCGCCGGCAACGCTTGCCCAGCTGCATGCCTGGATCGGCAAATACGAAACAAGGGTGGGCGAGGAGGCGGCGCGCCAGGCGCAACGTCATTGCCAGCGTTGGCGCCAGGCTTGCACTCCTGCCGCTGTCAAGATATGGCTCGCCGCGCGCGATGTCTGGCTGCCAGGTGTTGTTTCTGCCGACCAGCTGAGCCTGGGCGTCAACCGGCTTGCACTGCTGGACGCTGCCGGTTTGCGCAAGGTGTTGTCAGCTCGTGTGCTGTACCGGTCACGCGCCGGTCTGCGCCGGGTGGTGGCCCGCAGCCAGCGCGAGCAGCTGCTCGCTGCGGTTGGAGAACGCGCTCTGGAGTGTCTGCAGCGGGAGGATGCGGTTGTCGCTGCTTCTGCGCCGCCGCTGCCGGCGTCGTTCACCGCAGCGTCGCTGGCGGCCGATGGCTGGCAACTGATCCAGTCCGAGGATGCCGGGCTGGCCCCGGCGGCTGCCGCGCTGATAGCATTTGCCCTCGCCTCCGAGGAGATTGCCGACATTGCCATGGCAGAGGTCGCGGGCGGAAGCCTGGATAAACGTTGTTTGTCAGGCCAGCTTTCCGGCAATGGCGAGTCGGCGCGCTTTTTTTCGAAACTAGGATCGTTCTTCCCGGAGATGCAATGGCTATTTGGCTAA
- the sctJ gene encoding type III secretion system inner membrane ring lipoprotein SctJ, which yields MPHYPSLLRKLCIALLSVVLISGCSEQLYAQLSEADANDMLAALLDAGIPASKQKDESGKSWAVRAEERDFARAINVLRSQGMPHQKHENLGEMFKKDGLISTPTEERVRFIYGVSQQLSEVLSRIDGVSYASVQIVLPNNDPLANEVKPSSAAVFVKYLPGTDVASLVPSIKNLVVHAVEGLTYDNVSVTMVAGADLPAARSLRRNAGDAWLIGAGLLLAAILAAALAFAARRYGLLRKLAPGGLRALLSRSKPS from the coding sequence ATGCCACACTATCCGTCGTTGCTCCGCAAGCTCTGCATCGCTTTGCTGAGCGTCGTACTCATCAGCGGCTGCAGCGAGCAGCTGTATGCGCAACTATCCGAAGCCGACGCCAACGACATGCTGGCGGCGCTGCTCGACGCCGGCATTCCCGCATCCAAGCAGAAAGACGAAAGCGGAAAAAGCTGGGCGGTGAGAGCAGAAGAACGGGACTTTGCGCGGGCCATCAATGTGCTGCGATCGCAGGGCATGCCGCATCAGAAGCACGAAAATCTCGGCGAGATGTTCAAGAAGGATGGCTTGATCTCTACGCCTACCGAAGAGCGGGTGCGTTTTATCTACGGGGTATCGCAGCAGCTGTCGGAGGTGCTTTCCCGGATTGACGGCGTCAGTTACGCCAGTGTCCAGATCGTCCTGCCGAATAACGATCCGCTGGCCAACGAAGTCAAGCCGTCGTCGGCAGCGGTGTTTGTCAAGTATTTGCCTGGCACCGATGTCGCTTCGCTGGTGCCCAGCATCAAGAACCTGGTTGTGCATGCGGTGGAAGGGCTGACCTATGACAACGTCAGCGTGACGATGGTGGCCGGCGCCGACTTGCCAGCCGCGAGATCCCTACGCCGCAACGCCGGCGATGCCTGGCTGATTGGAGCAGGACTGCTTTTGGCGGCAATTCTGGCTGCGGCGCTGGCGTTTGCCGCCAGACGCTACGGACTGCTCCGCAAGCTGGCGCCGGGTGGCTTGCGGGCTTTGCTTTCGCGGAGCAAGCCGTCTTGA
- a CDS encoding HrpB1 family type III secretion system apparatus protein → MGNCSNELLTGLIELLMFGAKHNHIEPTERLLAAVHLMRPGFIELRAYDAWILIRQKRFSDAVRLLRELEQQPLRGSFGPYVSSLLAICLANQDDESWRHYANEVMSGKEDADSIELMTTLMGQAGDKTAKRPAVAQIDKSQLQFLLQRRHLRA, encoded by the coding sequence ATGGGAAATTGCAGTAACGAGCTGTTAACAGGGCTGATCGAACTATTGATGTTCGGCGCCAAGCATAACCATATCGAGCCAACCGAGCGCCTGCTGGCTGCGGTGCACCTGATGCGGCCGGGTTTTATCGAACTGCGCGCGTACGACGCCTGGATATTGATCCGCCAGAAACGTTTCTCCGACGCCGTGCGTCTGTTGCGGGAGCTTGAACAGCAGCCTTTGCGAGGATCGTTCGGCCCTTACGTCAGCTCACTGCTGGCGATCTGCCTGGCCAATCAAGATGACGAGTCCTGGCGTCACTATGCAAATGAAGTCATGTCGGGCAAGGAGGATGCCGACTCGATCGAGCTCATGACTACCCTGATGGGGCAGGCAGGCGACAAGACGGCGAAGCGGCCGGCCGTGGCGCAGATCGATAAGAGTCAATTGCAGTTTTTGTTACAGCGCCGGCATCTGCGCGCTTAA
- the sctU gene encoding type III secretion system export apparatus subunit SctU codes for MSDEKTEEPSEKKLTDARRDGETSKSQDLPFAAILFSAAIGFSLGGPVMTEQLRLLLRMGLDVANAQSENFSYTDALVTAGTRGLALCLPIALLAALISAAVIAAQVGLQLAFKPLELKFNSINPASGLKRIFSMRSMIELAKTVIKACILGAVLWKTVLILMPLLIGVVYQPILGLDNIAWGALCKMLAISAVVFLVIGTADFGIQRWLFIRDHRMSKDEVKRENKESNGNPQIKQELRKLSKELANAPQKSHVGQANVVVVNPTHYAVALRYAPEECGLPRVIAKGTDDEARVIRELAALHGVPIVGNPPLARALYLVALEETIPEPLFDAVAAVLAWVDDMGKGHTTAVNPA; via the coding sequence ATGTCCGACGAAAAAACCGAAGAGCCCAGTGAGAAGAAGCTGACCGACGCCCGGCGCGACGGCGAAACGTCGAAAAGCCAGGATTTGCCATTTGCGGCAATTCTATTCAGTGCGGCGATCGGTTTCTCGCTGGGCGGCCCTGTCATGACGGAACAATTGCGTTTGCTGCTGCGCATGGGGCTGGACGTTGCGAATGCACAATCGGAAAATTTCAGCTATACCGATGCGCTAGTGACTGCCGGCACCCGTGGCTTGGCCCTTTGCCTACCGATAGCGCTGCTGGCCGCATTGATTTCGGCCGCCGTGATTGCAGCGCAAGTCGGATTGCAGCTCGCTTTCAAGCCGCTGGAGCTGAAATTCAATTCAATCAACCCGGCGTCGGGACTGAAACGGATCTTTTCGATGCGCTCGATGATAGAGCTGGCAAAAACCGTGATCAAAGCTTGCATTCTGGGCGCGGTATTGTGGAAAACCGTGCTGATACTGATGCCATTGCTAATTGGGGTCGTGTACCAGCCGATTCTGGGGTTGGACAACATCGCCTGGGGCGCTCTGTGCAAGATGCTCGCCATCTCTGCCGTCGTTTTCCTGGTGATAGGCACCGCCGATTTTGGCATCCAGCGCTGGTTGTTCATCCGGGACCACCGCATGAGCAAGGATGAAGTCAAACGGGAGAACAAGGAAAGCAACGGCAATCCGCAAATCAAGCAAGAGCTGCGCAAACTGTCAAAAGAACTTGCCAACGCGCCGCAGAAATCGCATGTGGGACAGGCGAATGTGGTGGTGGTCAATCCGACCCACTACGCGGTCGCCCTGCGCTACGCGCCAGAAGAATGCGGCTTGCCGCGCGTCATTGCCAAAGGCACCGATGACGAAGCGCGCGTCATCCGCGAACTGGCGGCTTTGCATGGCGTCCCGATCGTCGGCAACCCGCCATTGGCGCGCGCGCTTTATCTGGTTGCTCTGGAAGAAACTATCCCCGAACCCCTTTTCGACGCGGTAGCGGCAGTGCTCGCCTGGGTTGACGATATGGGCAAAGGCCACACCACAGCTGTCAATCCAGCTTGA